From the genome of Gorilla gorilla gorilla isolate KB3781 chromosome 4, NHGRI_mGorGor1-v2.1_pri, whole genome shotgun sequence, one region includes:
- the ZNF830 gene encoding zinc finger protein 830, translating to MPRPTETRIVLGLVAKMASSASARTPAGKRVVNQEELRRLMKEKQRLSTSRKRIESPFAKYNRLGQLSCALCNTPVKSELLWQTHVLGKQHREKVAELKGAKEASQGSSASSAPQSVKRKAPDADDQDVKRAKATLVPQVQPSTSAWTTNFDKIGKEFIRATPSKPSGLSLLPDYEDEEEEEEEEEGDGERKRGDASKPLSDAQGKEHSVSSSREVTSSVLPNDFFSTNPPKAPIIPHSGSIEKAEIHEKVVERRENTAEALPEGFFDDPEVDARVRKVDAPKDQMDKEWDEFQKAMRQVNTISEAIVAEEDEEGRLDRQIGEIDEQIECYRRVEKLRNRQDEIKNKVKEILTIKELQKKEEENADSDDEGELQDLLSQDWRVKGALL from the coding sequence ATGCCTCGCCCGACGGAAACCAGAATCGTTTTGGGTCTGGTCGCCAAGATGGCGTCCTCCGCCTCCGCCCGGACTCCGGCAGGGAAGCGAGTGGTAAATCAGGAAGAATTGCGGCGGTTAATGAAGGAGAAGCAGCGTCTGAGCACCAGTCGGAAACGGATAGAATCTCCATTCGCGAAGTACAACCGTTTGGGGCAGCTGAGTTGTGCCCTGTGTAACACTCCGGTTAAGAGCGAGCTCCTGTGGCAGACTCACGTCCTGGGAAAACAGCACCGAGAGAAAGTGGCCGAGCTGAAAGGCGCGAAGGAAGCCAGCCAGGGTTCGTCCGCCAGTTCAGCGCCTCAGTCCGTCAAGAGGAAAGCGCCGGACGCAGACGACCAAGATGTCAAGAGAGCGAAGGCCACCTTGGTGCCTCAGGTACAGCCCTCCACATCTGCGTGGACCACCAACTTTGACAAAATAGGAAAGGAGTTCATTAGAGCGACTCCCAGTAAGCCTTCAGGACTCAGTTTACTCCCCGATTatgaagatgaggaggaggaggaagaggaggaggaaggagatggagaaagaaaaaggggggACGCCAGCAAGCCGCTCTCCGACGCACAGGGCAAGGAGCACTCAGTTTCCTCTTCGCGGGAGGTAACAAGTAGTGTGCTGCCAAACGATTTCTTTAGTACTAATCCTCCCAAGGCCCCCATAATTCCTCATTCAGGGTCAATTGAGAAagcagaaatacatgaaaaagtggtggaaaggagagaaaacaccGCGGAAGCGTTACCGGAAGGTTTTTTTGACGACCCTGAGGTAGATGCAAGAGTACGAAAGGTTGATGCTCCAAAAGATCAGATGGACAAAGAGTGGGACGAATTCCAAAAAGCCATGAGGCAGGTCAACACTATTTCCGAAGCCATAGTTGCCGAAGAGGATGAGGAGGGACGGTTGGACCGCCAGATTGGGGAGATCGATGAGCAGATAGAGTGTTACCGGCGGGTGGAAAAGCTACGGAATCGCcaggatgaaataaaaaataaagttaaagaaaTCCTGACCATAAAAGAACtgcagaaaaaggaagaagagaatgctGACAGCGATGATGAGGGGGAACTACAGGATTTGTTGTCTCAGGATTGGAGGGTGAAAGGGGCATTGTTATAG